A genomic window from Streptomyces sp. 846.5 includes:
- a CDS encoding helix-turn-helix domain-containing protein, whose product MAPAAASESVRGRGRPARLSAEQITLATVALLQQEPNAAVTVKRVADAVGAAPMALYRYFPDREALLQAAADHVVATMARITLDQGPWQQRLTTWMRAAHERLLPYPQLLPYMVSTQQPAWLPMLLRCSELLAPLDLDEDDLALAAVLIGSSIIGHAVYESRRRSAEQTTAVLYRALEERPTAEQDAIRPLVDGLPAAYARLHDTVLGQTIATVEALAQRGER is encoded by the coding sequence ATGGCACCGGCAGCAGCAAGCGAGAGCGTCCGTGGCAGGGGTCGGCCGGCGCGGCTGTCCGCCGAGCAGATCACCCTGGCGACCGTGGCGCTGCTGCAGCAGGAGCCGAACGCCGCCGTGACCGTCAAACGCGTCGCCGATGCCGTCGGTGCGGCGCCGATGGCGCTGTACCGGTACTTTCCGGACCGCGAGGCCCTGCTCCAGGCGGCGGCGGACCATGTGGTGGCCACCATGGCGCGGATCACGCTCGACCAGGGCCCCTGGCAGCAGCGGTTGACCACCTGGATGCGCGCCGCGCACGAACGGCTGCTGCCCTATCCGCAGTTGCTGCCCTACATGGTCTCCACCCAGCAGCCCGCCTGGCTGCCCATGCTGCTGCGCTGCTCGGAGCTGCTGGCCCCGCTGGACCTCGACGAGGACGACCTCGCCCTGGCGGCGGTGCTGATCGGCTCGTCCATCATCGGCCATGCCGTCTACGAGAGCCGGCGGCGGTCCGCCGAGCAGACCACCGCCGTGCTGTACCGGGCGCTGGAGGAGCGTCCCACCGCCGAGCAGGACGCCATCAGGCCACTGGTCGACGGCCTGCCGGCCGCCTATGCGCGGCTGCACGACACCGTCCTCGGCCAGACCATCGCCACCGTCGAGGCCCTCGCCCAACGCGGAGAGCGCTGA
- a CDS encoding DUF5997 family protein, translated as MTTLKPKTPQTMKPATAAKKLGVHLQATPAEFQEGVVSRDELNALQADPPQWLADLRRNGPHPRPVVAEKLGVSISGLARGGITEALTTEQIDELKAAAPDWLQRERDTQAEVRKETVRIKEKHKQEAAKQRDRA; from the coding sequence ATGACGACGCTCAAGCCGAAGACCCCTCAGACGATGAAGCCCGCGACCGCGGCGAAGAAACTGGGTGTCCACCTCCAGGCCACTCCTGCGGAATTCCAGGAGGGTGTCGTCTCCCGTGACGAGCTCAACGCCCTGCAGGCCGATCCGCCGCAGTGGCTCGCGGACCTGCGCCGCAACGGCCCGCACCCCCGTCCGGTGGTCGCGGAGAAGCTCGGCGTCTCCATCTCCGGACTCGCCCGCGGCGGCATCACCGAGGCGCTCACCACGGAGCAGATCGACGAGCTGAAGGCCGCCGCCCCGGACTGGCTGCAGCGCGAGCGTGACACTCAGGCCGAGGTCCGCAAGGAGACGGTGCGGATCAAGGAGAAGCACAAGCAGGAGGCGGCGAAGCAGCGCGACCGGGCCTGA
- a CDS encoding LysR family substrate-binding domain-containing protein: MTDTQAISPFRLVFVPGVTPTKWVKVWNERMPQVPLTLLPLPAAEGGPSLQQGGADAGLVRLPVDRTVLSAIPLYTETTVVVLPKEHRLAEAAELTAGDLAEEIVLHPLDEVLEWEQRPGVPAKERPATTADAVQLAAAGIGVLVVPQSLARLHHRKDLTYRPVTDAPQSQVALAWPEERTTDLVEEFIGIVRGRTVNSSRGRAETPPQPKKQRAKAGEKAGQKAGDKRQPKGAAARTGAGGAGGGRARGGSGKAGKPKRGKPQRRS, encoded by the coding sequence GTGACAGACACCCAGGCGATCTCCCCCTTCCGGCTCGTATTCGTTCCAGGGGTGACCCCCACCAAGTGGGTGAAGGTCTGGAACGAGCGGATGCCGCAGGTCCCGCTCACCCTGCTGCCGCTCCCCGCCGCCGAGGGGGGCCCGAGCCTGCAGCAGGGCGGAGCCGACGCCGGCCTGGTCCGGCTCCCGGTCGACCGGACCGTCCTGAGTGCCATCCCGCTCTACACCGAGACCACGGTCGTCGTGCTCCCCAAGGAGCACCGGCTGGCCGAGGCCGCCGAGCTGACCGCCGGCGACCTGGCAGAGGAGATCGTGCTGCACCCCCTGGACGAGGTCCTGGAGTGGGAGCAGCGCCCCGGGGTGCCCGCGAAGGAGCGCCCGGCCACCACGGCGGACGCCGTCCAGCTGGCGGCCGCGGGGATCGGGGTCCTGGTCGTCCCCCAGTCGCTCGCCCGACTGCACCACCGCAAGGACCTGACCTACCGCCCGGTGACGGACGCGCCGCAGTCGCAGGTCGCGCTGGCCTGGCCGGAGGAGCGGACGACGGACCTGGTGGAGGAGTTCATCGGGATCGTCCGCGGCCGGACGGTCAACAGCTCCCGCGGTCGCGCCGAGACGCCCCCGCAGCCGAAGAAGCAGCGCGCCAAGGCAGGGGAGAAAGCCGGCCAGAAGGCGGGCGACAAGCGCCAGCCGAAGGGCGCGGCGGCCAGGACCGGCGCCGGTGGCGCCGGCGGCGGACGGGCCCGCGGCGGCTCGGGCAAGGCGGGCAAGCCCAAGCGCGGCAAGCCGCAGCGCCGCTCCTGA
- a CDS encoding RICIN domain-containing protein, whose amino-acid sequence MRLLERPPLRPGRAALRAFLLLMSCLALVAVPSTAHAVTTGNGSLVYSPAASSSFDPAGTTYAKIVVLKHSGTYNGRILVTYDQLVWVNGKQVYPIYSSSDNGATWTHLSDVVPGNDFSTLIRTSQPSLYEVPQATGGLAAGTLLLAGNIMPSDKSSTRIVVYKSTDHGATWSYLSTVDSGGPAVYDPSATSTTTAVWEPSLGLDSAGALVCYFSDERQKASGILQAVSYHVSTDGGATWGAEGNVTAIANDSDRPGMITVTALPNGKYMATYEVVNRPSTTLNTAVVYYKFSNDGITWTASDLGTPIQLANGRGLGSSPYVKWVAGGGPNGMVVVSAKWALDSSGNISGGQNFYVNYNLGQGPWERLPYAVTYDASDTQGGYFAGFAQAFDTGVDGNTLYQATDVENLTTTYNDIRVGSIPLNAHHYEAERATLTDATVVTQIDADNGSKVGNINYSDSKVAFTHVNVPTAGTYTVNVRYDNGTGATSSQTVSVNGGTATTLSYPATVDWNRYGWAQFTATLNAGANTITFGYNGTYAELDAIDVYQAGVAADGEFKLVNRNSAKDLEITSALTTESAPAGQWGDTDNPAQTWRISASSSGGYTLTNLNSGKLLTVSGASTANGAAVVQNASNGSASQRWTPTPTDSGYATWTNANSSKLLEIYANSTANGAIADQWASTGYNCQQWRLVKEGIQ is encoded by the coding sequence ATGCGCCTGCTCGAACGTCCACCCCTCCGCCCCGGGCGCGCCGCCCTGCGGGCGTTCCTCCTGCTCATGTCCTGTCTGGCGCTGGTCGCCGTGCCCTCCACCGCGCACGCGGTCACCACCGGCAACGGCTCGCTGGTGTACTCGCCCGCCGCGAGCAGTTCCTTCGACCCGGCCGGTACCACCTACGCGAAGATCGTCGTGCTCAAGCACAGCGGCACGTACAACGGGCGCATCCTGGTGACCTACGACCAGCTGGTCTGGGTGAACGGGAAGCAGGTGTACCCGATCTACTCCAGCAGCGACAACGGCGCGACCTGGACCCACCTGAGCGACGTGGTGCCGGGGAACGACTTCTCCACGCTGATCAGGACCTCGCAGCCGTCCCTGTACGAGGTACCGCAGGCCACGGGCGGTCTTGCGGCCGGGACGCTGCTGCTGGCCGGGAACATCATGCCGTCGGACAAGTCCAGCACCCGGATCGTGGTCTACAAGAGCACCGACCACGGCGCGACCTGGTCCTACCTGAGCACCGTGGACAGCGGCGGGCCGGCCGTCTACGACCCGAGCGCGACCTCGACCACCACCGCGGTGTGGGAGCCGTCGCTCGGCCTGGACTCGGCCGGGGCGCTGGTCTGCTACTTCTCCGACGAACGGCAGAAGGCGAGCGGCATCCTGCAGGCGGTCTCCTACCATGTGTCCACCGACGGCGGGGCCACCTGGGGCGCCGAGGGCAACGTCACCGCGATCGCCAACGACAGCGACCGCCCCGGCATGATCACAGTGACCGCACTGCCGAACGGCAAGTACATGGCGACCTACGAGGTGGTCAACCGCCCCTCGACGACGCTCAACACCGCGGTGGTCTACTACAAGTTCTCCAACGACGGCATCACCTGGACCGCCTCCGACCTGGGCACGCCGATCCAACTCGCCAACGGGCGGGGGCTGGGCTCCTCGCCCTATGTGAAGTGGGTCGCCGGCGGCGGCCCCAACGGCATGGTCGTGGTCTCCGCGAAGTGGGCGCTGGACTCCTCCGGGAACATCAGCGGCGGCCAGAACTTCTACGTCAACTACAACCTCGGCCAGGGGCCCTGGGAGCGGCTGCCGTATGCCGTGACCTATGACGCGAGCGACACCCAGGGCGGCTACTTCGCCGGCTTCGCCCAGGCCTTCGACACCGGCGTGGACGGCAACACGCTGTACCAGGCGACCGACGTGGAGAACCTGACCACCACCTACAACGACATCCGGGTCGGCTCGATCCCGCTCAACGCCCACCACTACGAAGCCGAACGCGCCACCCTGACCGATGCCACCGTCGTCACGCAGATCGACGCGGACAACGGCAGCAAGGTGGGCAACATCAACTACTCCGACAGCAAGGTCGCGTTCACCCACGTCAACGTGCCCACAGCGGGGACCTACACGGTCAACGTCCGCTACGACAACGGGACCGGCGCCACCAGCAGCCAGACCGTGAGCGTGAACGGGGGCACCGCCACCACGCTCAGCTATCCGGCCACCGTCGACTGGAACCGTTACGGCTGGGCGCAGTTCACCGCGACCCTGAACGCCGGGGCCAACACGATCACCTTTGGCTACAACGGCACCTACGCGGAGCTCGACGCCATCGACGTCTACCAGGCCGGGGTGGCCGCGGACGGGGAGTTCAAGCTGGTCAACCGCAACAGCGCGAAGGACCTGGAGATCACCTCCGCGCTGACGACGGAAAGCGCCCCCGCAGGGCAGTGGGGGGACACCGACAACCCCGCCCAGACCTGGCGGATCAGCGCCTCCTCGTCGGGGGGTTACACGCTGACCAACCTCAACAGCGGGAAGCTGCTGACCGTGAGCGGTGCCTCCACCGCGAACGGCGCCGCGGTGGTGCAGAACGCGTCGAACGGGTCCGCGTCACAGCGCTGGACCCCGACACCGACCGACTCGGGGTACGCGACCTGGACCAACGCCAACAGCAGCAAGCTGCTGGAGATCTACGCCAACTCCACCGCCAACGGCGCGATCGCCGACCAGTGGGCCAGCACCGGCTACAACTGCCAGCAGTGGCGCCTGGTCAAGGAAGGCATCCAGTAG
- a CDS encoding extracellular solute-binding protein gives MSSNSSEHRSTAATAAPAQPAAGPSRRSLLRVLGAAGVGAAAVGALSACAPGSSAAPKALGSVVPSQAKGSTTLWFKDDDLLKVFRGLVPAFTKKYPTVTVNLVGVDIDKKLAPALISGAGVPDGAFLGDGSVLGQAEHLTDLTSQMAKYRADTVQYKLDVNTDGQRLVGIPWDTDPGLLYYREDILAAAKVDPAQLTSYDALLDAAREIKGRNPKAQPIPLEQDPDLAMQWLMMLVNQQQGTGMVDSAGKLTIDTDAFRTALTWIKKVADEGLGARSKFAGTAQIAQADGGTVSLVPWAIWYNFLVQGTFKKSVGHWRAAQLPAWTTGGGALGRDGRQLLRHPRQGGQPRSGLALLRVRGLQPGGLPGRLRQQQRLPQWPEHRAALGQVRAQRAEFAVQAAGRAGQREPVGGRHPGLAGHPAGLPHPDLVQPGRRLPRRQPAEADGRKDERGRRHQAVGGRHPDQPRQPGLTTMANLTWNTRAPQTAQQDSPAARRSRGRRPGPGGARARQERWWGLALISPFLLIFAAFTAYPLAYALELSFSDWHGAGVLRWVGWSNYSYLLTSSDFWASLGNTGVMWLLIVPAQTLGAVAVASLLTRSRLRFKKTLRTVVILPYVTPLAAMAQAFVLLFDDHFGAVDRVLTALGGPNIGWLTTTTWAKPAIALFVIWKTSGFALIIMLAAVQGITPEVYEAAALDGAGPVRTFFSVTVPLVRHAVGFFVVISTLGISQMFLEPFMITQGGPYNSSTTSGMYLYNHISASDLGTGAANSFLLVVLVLLLSLVAVRVLRSRED, from the coding sequence ATGTCATCGAACAGCTCCGAGCACAGATCCACCGCAGCCACCGCCGCGCCCGCCCAGCCCGCGGCCGGCCCCTCCCGTCGTTCCCTGCTGCGTGTGCTCGGCGCGGCCGGGGTCGGGGCCGCCGCCGTCGGTGCGCTCAGCGCCTGTGCTCCCGGCTCCTCCGCCGCCCCGAAGGCTCTGGGCTCGGTCGTCCCCTCCCAGGCCAAGGGCAGCACCACCCTCTGGTTCAAGGACGACGACCTGCTGAAGGTCTTCCGGGGCCTGGTGCCCGCGTTCACCAAGAAGTACCCGACCGTGACCGTGAACCTGGTCGGCGTCGACATCGACAAGAAGCTGGCCCCGGCGCTGATCTCCGGCGCCGGCGTGCCCGACGGCGCGTTCCTGGGCGACGGCAGCGTGCTCGGCCAGGCCGAGCACCTGACCGACCTCACCTCCCAGATGGCCAAGTACCGCGCCGACACCGTGCAGTACAAGCTGGACGTCAACACCGACGGCCAGCGCCTCGTCGGCATCCCCTGGGACACCGACCCCGGCCTGCTCTACTACCGCGAGGACATCCTGGCCGCCGCCAAGGTCGACCCCGCCCAACTCACCTCCTACGACGCCCTGCTGGACGCCGCCCGGGAGATCAAGGGCCGCAACCCCAAGGCCCAGCCGATCCCGCTGGAGCAGGACCCCGACCTGGCCATGCAGTGGCTGATGATGCTGGTCAACCAGCAGCAGGGCACTGGCATGGTCGACTCCGCGGGCAAGCTCACCATCGACACCGACGCCTTCCGCACCGCGCTGACCTGGATCAAGAAGGTCGCCGACGAGGGTCTGGGCGCCCGCAGCAAGTTCGCCGGCACCGCGCAGATCGCCCAGGCCGACGGCGGCACCGTCTCCCTGGTGCCGTGGGCGATCTGGTACAACTTCCTGGTCCAGGGCACCTTCAAGAAGAGCGTGGGCCACTGGCGGGCCGCCCAGCTGCCCGCCTGGACGACCGGGGGGGGCGCGCTCGGGCGTGATGGGCGGCAGCTCCTTCGTCATCCCCGCCAAGGCGGCCAACCCCGATCTGGCCTGGCTCTTCTACGAGTACGCGGTCTACAGCCCGGAGGGCTACCAGGCCGTCTTCGGCAGCAACAGCGTCTACCCCAATGGCCTGAACACCGCGCTGCCCTCGGTCAAGTCCGCGCTCAGCGCGCAGAGTTCGCTGTTCAAGCCGCTGGCCGGGCTGGGCAGCGAGAACCTGTGGGAGGTCGGCACCCAGGCCTCGCTGGCCATCCCGCCGGGCTACCGCATCCCGACCTGGTTCAACCAGGCCGACGCCTACCTCGGCGCCAACCTGCAGAAGCTGATGGACGGAAAGATGAGCGTGGACGCCGTCATCAAGCAGTCGGCGGCCGACATCCAGACCAACCTCGTCAACCGGGCCTGACCACCATGGCGAACCTGACCTGGAACACACGCGCGCCGCAGACGGCGCAGCAGGATTCGCCGGCCGCCCGCCGGAGCCGGGGCCGACGCCCCGGCCCCGGCGGGGCCCGGGCCCGGCAGGAGCGGTGGTGGGGCCTCGCCCTGATCTCGCCCTTCCTGCTGATCTTTGCCGCGTTCACGGCCTACCCGCTGGCCTACGCCCTGGAGTTGAGCTTCAGCGACTGGCACGGCGCCGGCGTACTGCGCTGGGTGGGCTGGTCGAACTACAGCTATCTGCTGACCAGCAGCGACTTCTGGGCCTCGCTCGGCAACACCGGGGTGATGTGGCTGCTGATCGTCCCCGCCCAGACCCTGGGCGCGGTCGCGGTCGCCAGCCTGCTGACCCGCTCGCGGCTGAGGTTCAAGAAGACCCTGCGCACCGTCGTGATCCTGCCCTATGTGACGCCGCTGGCGGCGATGGCGCAGGCCTTCGTGCTGCTCTTCGACGACCACTTCGGCGCGGTGGACCGGGTGCTGACCGCGCTCGGCGGGCCGAACATCGGCTGGCTGACCACGACCACCTGGGCGAAGCCGGCCATCGCCCTCTTCGTCATCTGGAAGACCAGCGGCTTCGCCCTGATCATCATGCTCGCCGCGGTCCAGGGCATCACGCCCGAGGTCTACGAGGCGGCGGCGCTCGACGGAGCCGGCCCGGTGCGGACCTTCTTCTCGGTCACGGTCCCGCTGGTGCGCCATGCCGTCGGCTTCTTCGTCGTCATCTCCACCCTCGGCATCTCGCAGATGTTCCTGGAGCCGTTCATGATCACCCAGGGCGGCCCCTACAACTCCTCGACCACCTCGGGGATGTACCTCTACAACCACATCTCGGCCTCCGACCTGGGCACCGGCGCGGCGAACTCCTTCCTCCTGGTGGTCCTCGTGCTGCTGCTGTCCCTGGTCGCGGTCCGCGTCCTGCGCTCCAGGGAGGACTGA
- a CDS encoding carbohydrate ABC transporter permease — protein MTSALTERPPAAAAAAGSGLQRARTVAGYACMVLAATAFLYPIVWMVESSFRPGASILNDPLGFDPSAATLRNWTGMFANTPILHALANTAIVVVGKGGLLLVLSPLAGYGFAKFDFPFKRAFFGLVLLTLMLPTMVLIIPMLLEMSQLNWVNSYQALILPGAVDAFSVFWMRQTISQIPDELLDAARIDGCGPLRAFWSVIVPVLRPSLAALAVLSLFNIYNDLVWPIVAINDQQHETVSILLAGMSSNIKGAQAGVSSADLWGQLMAACTFATIPTVLLFVFLQRHFIRGLLAGSSR, from the coding sequence GTGACCTCCGCTCTGACCGAACGCCCGCCCGCCGCCGCCGCTGCCGCCGGATCCGGTTTGCAGCGCGCCCGGACCGTCGCCGGCTATGCCTGCATGGTGCTCGCGGCGACCGCCTTCCTGTACCCCATCGTCTGGATGGTCGAGTCCTCCTTCAGGCCGGGCGCGAGCATCCTCAACGACCCGCTGGGCTTCGACCCGTCCGCGGCGACGCTGCGCAACTGGACCGGCATGTTCGCCAACACGCCGATCCTGCACGCCCTGGCCAACACCGCGATCGTGGTCGTCGGCAAGGGCGGGCTGCTGCTCGTCCTCAGCCCGCTGGCCGGGTACGGGTTCGCCAAGTTCGACTTCCCGTTCAAGAGGGCGTTCTTCGGGCTGGTGCTGCTCACCCTGATGCTGCCGACGATGGTGCTGATCATCCCGATGCTGCTGGAGATGAGCCAGTTGAACTGGGTCAACTCCTATCAGGCGCTGATCCTGCCCGGCGCCGTGGACGCGTTCAGCGTGTTCTGGATGCGTCAGACCATCAGCCAGATCCCGGACGAACTGCTGGACGCCGCACGGATCGACGGCTGCGGGCCGCTGCGCGCCTTCTGGTCGGTGATCGTCCCGGTGCTGCGGCCGAGCCTGGCCGCCCTCGCGGTGCTGTCGCTGTTCAACATCTACAACGACCTGGTCTGGCCGATCGTGGCCATCAACGACCAGCAGCACGAGACCGTCTCCATCCTGCTGGCAGGCATGTCCTCGAACATCAAGGGCGCCCAGGCCGGCGTCAGCAGTGCCGACCTGTGGGGCCAGCTGATGGCCGCCTGCACCTTCGCGACCATTCCGACCGTGCTGCTGTTCGTGTTCCTGCAGCGCCACTTCATCCGCGGCCTGCTCGCCGGCAGCAGCCGCTGA
- a CDS encoding alpha-L-arabinofuranosidase C-terminal domain-containing protein yields the protein MTARQQAHLTVHPLFDIGEIDQRIFGSFVEHMGRCVYSGVFEPGHPTADAAGFRGDVTALVRELGVGLVRYPGGNFVSGYDWRDGVGPVGDRPTRLDLAWRSLEPNTVGIDEFLPWARRNGLEPMMAVNLGTAGPKEAAELVEYCNLAEGTATARERAANGHPAPHAVRTWCLGNEMDGPWQIGHTTAAEYGRRAAEAGKAMRLVDPGIELVACGSSFRHMPTFGAWEDTVAELTLDVADYMSMHAYYDGTADRRDYLASGQRLERFIQDVVATCDAVSARLGSSRRMMISLDEWNVWSSAAASSPVGEGQDHEISHAPRITEDPYQALDAVVLGDLIIGILNHADRVKIGCLSLLVNVSAPILTEPGGGVSKQAIFHPFAAAAHTARGRALSTRLTAPAFRTPSHGDVLQVAAAVTHDPATGQAAVFATNRGSEPVELTIDHGAFGAFDLKSAHTLAAADPRSPGDLGLVPLDRIHPGARTSTLLLPPESWTLAEAVTRT from the coding sequence GTGACCGCACGGCAGCAAGCCCACCTCACCGTCCATCCCCTGTTCGACATCGGCGAGATCGATCAGCGCATCTTCGGCAGCTTCGTGGAGCACATGGGACGCTGCGTCTACTCGGGCGTCTTCGAGCCCGGTCACCCCACCGCCGACGCGGCCGGCTTCCGCGGCGACGTCACGGCCCTGGTCCGCGAACTCGGCGTCGGCCTGGTGCGCTACCCGGGCGGCAACTTCGTCTCCGGCTACGACTGGCGCGACGGCGTCGGCCCGGTCGGCGACCGCCCGACCCGCCTCGACCTGGCCTGGCGCTCGCTGGAGCCCAACACCGTCGGCATCGACGAGTTCCTGCCCTGGGCGCGCAGGAACGGCCTGGAACCCATGATGGCCGTCAACCTTGGCACCGCCGGTCCGAAGGAGGCGGCCGAACTGGTCGAGTACTGCAACCTCGCCGAGGGCACCGCCACCGCCCGCGAGCGCGCCGCCAACGGGCATCCCGCGCCCCACGCGGTGCGGACCTGGTGCCTGGGCAACGAGATGGACGGCCCCTGGCAGATCGGCCACACCACCGCCGCCGAGTACGGCCGCCGGGCGGCCGAGGCCGGCAAGGCCATGCGCCTGGTCGACCCCGGCATCGAACTGGTCGCCTGCGGCTCCTCGTTCCGGCACATGCCGACCTTCGGCGCCTGGGAGGACACCGTGGCCGAGCTCACCCTGGACGTCGCCGACTACATGTCCATGCACGCGTACTACGACGGCACCGCCGACCGCCGCGACTACCTCGCCTCGGGACAGCGGCTGGAACGCTTCATCCAGGACGTCGTCGCCACCTGCGACGCCGTCAGTGCCAGGCTGGGCTCCTCGCGCCGGATGATGATCTCGCTGGACGAGTGGAACGTCTGGTCGTCCGCGGCCGCCTCCTCGCCCGTCGGCGAGGGCCAGGACCATGAGATCAGCCACGCCCCCCGGATCACCGAGGACCCCTACCAGGCCCTGGACGCCGTTGTGCTGGGCGATCTGATCATCGGGATCCTCAACCACGCCGACCGGGTCAAGATCGGCTGCCTCTCCCTGCTCGTCAACGTCAGCGCGCCGATCCTCACCGAGCCCGGCGGGGGGGTGAGCAAGCAGGCGATCTTCCATCCCTTCGCCGCCGCCGCACACACCGCCCGCGGACGCGCCCTGAGCACCCGTCTGACGGCGCCGGCGTTCCGGACCCCCTCGCACGGCGACGTCCTCCAGGTGGCAGCCGCGGTCACCCATGACCCGGCGACCGGCCAGGCGGCGGTCTTCGCCACCAACCGGGGCAGCGAACCGGTCGAACTCACCATCGACCACGGCGCGTTCGGCGCCTTCGACCTCAAGTCCGCGCACACCCTCGCCGCGGCCGACCCCCGCTCCCCCGGCGATCTCGGCCTGGTTCCGCTGGACCGGATCCACCCGGGAGCCCGCACTTCGACGCTGCTCCTGCCGCCCGAGTCCTGGACCCTCGCCGAAGCCGTCACCCGAACCTGA